In Halovivax gelatinilyticus, the following are encoded in one genomic region:
- the pfdA gene encoding prefoldin subunit alpha, whose translation MSGGQQQLQALSQELQQIQETIASLEETIEGIRTEQSSIDDAITAVEALETDSTVQVPLGGGAYVRATVEDVDEVLVSLGADYAAEFGRERAVETLENKRTRLDERIEEVNDRIADLEAESSQLEQQAQQLQQQALQQQMGAMGGQSEPDE comes from the coding sequence ATGAGCGGCGGACAACAGCAACTGCAGGCGCTCTCACAGGAGCTCCAGCAGATCCAGGAGACGATCGCCAGCCTCGAGGAGACCATCGAAGGAATCCGGACCGAACAGTCCTCGATCGACGACGCGATCACCGCCGTCGAGGCGCTCGAAACCGACTCGACGGTCCAGGTTCCACTCGGCGGCGGCGCGTACGTCCGCGCGACGGTCGAGGACGTAGACGAGGTCCTCGTCTCGCTCGGTGCCGACTACGCGGCCGAGTTCGGACGCGAACGCGCGGTCGAAACCCTAGAGAACAAACGGACGCGCCTCGACGAGCGAATCGAGGAGGTAAACGACCGGATCGCCGATCTCGAAGCCGAGAGTTCGCAACTCGAACAGCAGGCCCAGCAACTCCAGCAGCAGGCGCTCCAGCAGCAGATGGGCGCCATGGGCGGGCAATCGGAGCCCGACGAGTGA
- the ftsY gene encoding signal recognition particle-docking protein FtsY: MFDNLREKLGSFRSEAEEVADEKAEPVEDADDAVAEDVDAETREVDDAAEDVDRPENAGERAVGDSAETESIAAEAVADATDAGATDEPSSTDESSNSAGFGRRAASLARGRFVIEEADLAGPLQELELALLSGDVEMGVVDEIVENIRDELIGETRTFTTSTGEVVEEALRSALYDVISVGQFDVEAAVAEAEKPLVIVFTGVNGVGKTTSIAKLDRWLDERGYSTVMANGDTYRAGANEQIREHAEARGTKLISHEQGGDPAAVLYDAVEYAEANDVDVVLGDTAGRLHTDEGLMDQLEKIDRVVEPDMTLFVDEAVAGQDAVNRAREFNEAAETDGAILTKADADSNGGAAISIAHVTGKPILFLGVGQAYDDLERFDPDAMVDRLLTEG, from the coding sequence ATGTTCGACAACCTTCGAGAGAAGCTCGGTAGCTTCCGGTCCGAGGCCGAAGAGGTCGCAGACGAGAAGGCCGAACCCGTCGAGGACGCAGACGACGCGGTGGCTGAAGACGTCGATGCGGAGACCCGGGAGGTCGACGATGCGGCCGAGGACGTCGATCGGCCCGAGAACGCGGGTGAGAGAGCCGTTGGCGACTCCGCCGAGACCGAGTCGATCGCCGCCGAGGCGGTCGCCGACGCGACGGACGCTGGGGCGACCGACGAGCCGTCGTCGACGGACGAGTCCTCGAACTCGGCCGGCTTCGGTCGTCGCGCCGCGTCGCTCGCCCGCGGGCGATTCGTCATCGAGGAGGCGGACCTGGCGGGTCCGCTCCAGGAGCTCGAACTCGCGCTGCTGTCCGGCGACGTCGAAATGGGCGTCGTCGACGAAATCGTCGAAAATATCAGAGACGAGCTGATCGGCGAGACGCGGACGTTCACCACCTCCACCGGCGAAGTCGTCGAGGAGGCGCTCAGATCGGCGCTGTACGACGTGATCAGCGTCGGGCAGTTCGACGTCGAAGCGGCCGTCGCCGAGGCGGAAAAACCGCTCGTCATCGTCTTCACCGGCGTCAACGGCGTCGGTAAGACGACCTCGATCGCCAAGCTCGATCGCTGGCTCGACGAGCGCGGCTACTCCACCGTGATGGCCAACGGCGACACCTACCGCGCGGGTGCGAACGAGCAGATCAGAGAGCACGCCGAGGCTCGCGGGACGAAGCTCATCTCCCACGAGCAGGGCGGCGATCCCGCCGCGGTGCTGTACGACGCCGTCGAGTACGCCGAAGCCAACGACGTCGACGTCGTCCTCGGCGACACGGCCGGCCGCCTCCACACCGACGAGGGATTGATGGACCAGCTCGAAAAGATCGATCGCGTCGTCGAGCCCGATATGACGCTGTTCGTCGACGAGGCCGTCGCCGGCCAGGACGCGGTCAATCGGGCTCGCGAGTTCAACGAGGCCGCCGAAACCGACGGCGCAATCCTGACGAAGGCCGACGCCGATTCGAACGGCGGCGCGGCCATCTCGATCGCCCACGTGACGGGCAAACCCATCCTCTTTCTCGGCGTCGGCCAGGCCTACGACGATCTAGAGCGGTTCGATCCGGACGCCATGGTCGATCGGCTGTTGACCGAGGGGTAA
- a CDS encoding nitrite/sulfite reductase yields MNASERQKLEKHPLDVIDDVYEYAADGCSFAEIEARGGEGEWQRLKWAGMYAQKQAGYFMMRTKVPGGHLTPEQAAVIGEVASEFATAPEKFGGSEQNELWGDAYLDITTRQDVQMHWIRIEDVPEIWERYEAVGLTTVQGCGDSARNVLGCPAAGLDDHECFDAQPVVDAVSEYFTGNRAYANLPKKFKLTITGCTCDCAQSQINDLGLVPATTDLDGQAIYGFHARVGGGLSDGPRMASELDVFVRPEDAVEFCRAVAQTYKELGDRNNRGLCRLRYLVEQLGPETFERAVRDRCTVDLPPAGEGLTVGYRGDHVGVHAQKQAGLAYVGFNVVAGRMGGDEFTAAARAAREYGTDEASIRLATDQNFLLTHVPDAHVDDLLDEPFAREYRPDPGPFSRGAVGCTGDEFCNYALVETKRRTKRWARALDERIDVPDDVEVIRMHISGCSASCAQPQIADIGFRGETVALDTDGDGVEDEIVEGMDVGLGGSLGADNAFLDWIETAVPADAVVPALAELFDAYAAERRDGEPFYRWARRVENDRLREIARRGDAAVAEGVSAGD; encoded by the coding sequence GTGAACGCATCCGAACGCCAGAAACTGGAAAAGCATCCGCTCGACGTGATCGACGACGTGTACGAGTACGCCGCCGACGGGTGCTCGTTCGCGGAGATCGAGGCACGCGGTGGCGAGGGCGAGTGGCAGCGGCTGAAGTGGGCGGGGATGTACGCACAGAAGCAGGCGGGCTACTTCATGATGCGGACGAAGGTCCCGGGCGGTCACCTCACGCCCGAGCAAGCCGCGGTGATCGGGGAGGTGGCCAGCGAGTTCGCCACGGCGCCCGAGAAGTTCGGCGGGAGCGAGCAGAACGAGCTGTGGGGCGACGCCTACCTCGACATCACGACGCGCCAGGACGTCCAGATGCACTGGATCCGGATCGAGGACGTCCCGGAAATCTGGGAGCGCTACGAGGCGGTCGGCCTGACGACGGTCCAGGGCTGTGGCGATTCGGCGCGGAACGTCCTCGGCTGTCCAGCCGCGGGGCTCGACGATCACGAGTGCTTCGACGCCCAGCCGGTCGTCGACGCCGTCTCCGAGTACTTCACCGGCAACCGAGCGTACGCCAACTTACCGAAGAAGTTCAAGCTCACGATCACCGGCTGTACGTGCGACTGCGCCCAGAGCCAGATCAACGATCTCGGGCTCGTTCCGGCGACGACGGACCTCGACGGCCAGGCGATCTACGGCTTTCACGCCCGCGTCGGCGGCGGCCTCTCCGACGGCCCGCGAATGGCCTCCGAACTCGACGTCTTCGTGCGCCCCGAGGACGCCGTCGAGTTCTGTCGCGCCGTCGCCCAGACGTACAAGGAACTGGGCGATCGAAACAACCGTGGTCTCTGTCGGCTGCGCTACCTCGTCGAGCAGCTTGGACCCGAGACGTTCGAACGGGCCGTTCGCGATCGGTGCACCGTCGACCTCCCGCCCGCCGGCGAGGGCCTGACCGTGGGCTATCGCGGCGACCACGTCGGCGTCCACGCGCAGAAACAGGCGGGGCTCGCCTACGTCGGCTTCAACGTGGTCGCCGGTCGGATGGGCGGCGACGAGTTCACGGCCGCCGCCCGCGCCGCGAGGGAGTACGGCACCGACGAGGCCTCGATTCGCCTCGCGACCGACCAGAACTTCCTCCTCACGCACGTTCCCGATGCGCACGTCGACGACCTGCTCGACGAACCGTTCGCCCGGGAGTACCGTCCGGATCCGGGGCCGTTCTCGCGCGGCGCCGTCGGCTGTACGGGAGACGAGTTCTGCAACTACGCCCTCGTCGAGACGAAACGGCGCACGAAGCGCTGGGCGCGCGCACTCGACGAGCGGATCGACGTTCCGGACGACGTCGAGGTGATCCGGATGCACATCTCCGGCTGCTCGGCTTCGTGCGCCCAGCCCCAGATCGCCGATATCGGCTTTCGGGGCGAGACGGTGGCGCTCGACACCGACGGAGACGGCGTCGAAGACGAGATCGTCGAGGGGATGGACGTCGGCCTCGGCGGCTCGCTCGGGGCGGACAACGCCTTTCTCGACTGGATCGAGACCGCCGTGCCGGCGGACGCGGTGGTGCCCGCGCTGGCGGAACTGTTCGATGCCTACGCCGCGGAACGCCGCGACGGCGAGCCGTTTTACCGGTGGGCTAGACGCGTCGAGAACGATCGGCTACGCGAGATCGCCCGTCGTGGCGACGCCGCGGTTGCCGAGGGGGTGAGTGCCGGTGACTGA
- a CDS encoding Coenzyme F420 hydrogenase/dehydrogenase, beta subunit C-terminal domain encodes MTDERRLPDVPSPAGDAETDVTPRTADVRVERPDAEAGTIPANRVGPGGDTRSSTSSRAPDGDRRAESAPTAVADGGVANADADGSLTDLEFTPPATDESADLDPTRQAYRVGVPEGVELETPSYSIRAAMNEIETPAEKTWFHELDEAVIDADRCIQCGTCVAACPSDSIGVGADDLPKLVKMCTGCSLCWDFCPRGGLRYERQWVITGGEDNVSGAGDPITEFSARVDEDWTDGAQDGGVVTAILATLLEEGEIDGALIATECDEEPWKAESYLATSREELIANAGTIYNQTLALGDLDLDRWEHKLPEKPRDELSLAVVGTPCEIEGFRALADFDREYGAQTDGLRAIEYAIALLCTKNFNYYALIGEQLGEKRGIRPDEIGKMDVLGGELMVYDHDGELIVEEDVKNFHDAALKGCDECGDFTGFCADLAVGSVGSSDEYSSVIVRTEQGLKAWELTEPSLDYHDLEDRSAIGKLQAWDKKNAFESLERPFDPEAPRFIEYTEHAERYGTAVNPHEGR; translated from the coding sequence GTGACTGACGAGCGTCGCCTACCCGACGTCCCGTCGCCTGCGGGCGACGCGGAGACCGACGTCACGCCGCGGACGGCGGACGTTCGCGTCGAGCGGCCCGACGCGGAGGCGGGGACGATTCCCGCCAACCGCGTCGGTCCCGGCGGTGATACGCGATCCAGTACTAGTAGCCGAGCGCCGGACGGCGACCGACGTGCCGAGAGTGCTCCGACGGCGGTCGCCGACGGCGGCGTCGCGAACGCCGACGCCGACGGCTCGCTCACCGACCTCGAGTTCACGCCGCCCGCGACCGACGAGAGCGCGGACCTCGATCCGACGCGCCAGGCGTACCGCGTCGGCGTCCCCGAGGGGGTCGAACTCGAAACGCCGTCGTACTCGATCCGCGCGGCGATGAACGAGATCGAGACGCCCGCGGAGAAGACCTGGTTTCACGAACTCGACGAGGCCGTCATCGACGCCGACCGGTGTATCCAGTGTGGCACCTGTGTCGCGGCCTGTCCCTCCGATTCGATCGGCGTCGGCGCGGACGACCTGCCGAAGCTGGTGAAGATGTGCACCGGCTGCTCGCTGTGCTGGGACTTCTGTCCCCGCGGCGGGCTCCGGTACGAGCGCCAGTGGGTGATCACCGGCGGCGAGGACAACGTCAGCGGTGCCGGCGATCCGATCACGGAGTTTTCCGCCCGGGTGGACGAAGACTGGACCGACGGGGCCCAGGACGGCGGCGTCGTCACGGCGATCCTGGCGACGCTTCTCGAGGAAGGTGAGATCGACGGCGCGTTGATCGCCACCGAGTGCGACGAGGAACCTTGGAAGGCCGAGAGCTACCTCGCGACGAGCCGCGAGGAGCTGATCGCGAACGCGGGCACGATCTACAACCAGACGCTCGCGCTCGGGGATCTCGACCTCGACCGGTGGGAACACAAGCTTCCCGAGAAACCACGCGACGAACTCAGCCTCGCGGTCGTCGGAACGCCCTGCGAGATCGAGGGCTTTCGCGCGCTGGCCGACTTCGACCGGGAGTACGGCGCGCAGACCGACGGACTGCGGGCGATCGAGTACGCGATCGCGCTGCTGTGTACCAAGAACTTCAACTACTACGCCCTCATCGGCGAACAACTCGGCGAGAAGCGAGGAATTCGCCCCGACGAGATCGGGAAGATGGACGTCCTGGGCGGCGAGCTCATGGTCTACGACCACGACGGCGAACTCATCGTCGAGGAGGACGTGAAGAACTTCCACGACGCCGCGCTGAAGGGCTGTGACGAGTGTGGCGACTTCACCGGCTTCTGTGCCGACCTCGCCGTCGGTTCCGTCGGCTCCTCGGACGAGTACTCGAGCGTGATCGTCCGCACCGAGCAGGGGCTGAAGGCGTGGGAGCTGACCGAGCCGTCGCTCGACTACCACGACCTGGAGGATCGGAGCGCGATCGGCAAGCTACAGGCCTGGGACAAGAAAAACGCCTTCGAGAGCTTAGAGCGACCGTTCGATCCGGAGGCGCCGCGGTTCATCGAGTACACCGAGCACGCCGAACGGTACGGGACGGCCGTGAATCCCCACGAGGGGCGGTGA
- a CDS encoding HIT family protein — MHDDCPFCEIVAGERSAHVIYEDEDAIAFLDENPAARGHTLVVPRTHREEIVADPEANATALFDAVSTVSSAIEDALDPDGFSVFHTTGSLVGTITHAHVHVVPRVEGDGIGLSLVRDELDEEAGALADALAARC; from the coding sequence ATGCACGACGACTGTCCGTTTTGCGAGATCGTCGCCGGCGAGCGCTCGGCCCACGTGATCTACGAGGACGAAGACGCGATCGCCTTCCTCGACGAAAATCCGGCCGCTCGCGGGCACACGCTCGTGGTTCCGCGGACGCACAGAGAAGAGATCGTCGCAGACCCCGAGGCGAACGCGACGGCTCTCTTCGACGCCGTCTCGACGGTGTCGTCGGCGATCGAGGACGCCCTCGACCCCGACGGATTCAGCGTCTTTCACACGACGGGGTCGCTCGTCGGGACGATCACTCACGCCCACGTCCACGTCGTTCCGCGGGTGGAGGGTGACGGAATCGGCCTCTCGCTCGTCCGCGACGAACTCGACGAGGAAGCCGGCGCCCTCGCCGACGCACTCGCGGCGCGGTGTTGA
- a CDS encoding dihydrolipoyl dehydrogenase → MSDHDVLVLGGGSGSQVAVAAAQAGYDAAVVEPGPLGGACITRGCVPSKALISRADRCRTIRTASDYGIEASVDDVDVSGIVESVRDLVYAKADRQAETLDSMDGLTRYEARGRFVDDGEVELEGGERDGERIAGDQVVIAVGGRPVMPSIDGIDEGVRTSEDAGVLTSDDALFLDERPDRLAIVGGGYISVELSHYFEAIGTEVSIVGRSDLLVPREATAASEAVTDALGRRCDVYTGYEATEVRERGAERMLTAEATDGSGDDVTLRVDQVLVAAGRRPNTDDLGLESTAVSLDDDGHVSVDETLATDAAGVWALGDVLAEFPFKHVADREAEVVATNVLTALDDGDGRDDRPETIDRSALPHAIFTEPRVASVGATASELDDEDADYERERVSADVAPLGRIDAAPEAFVEVLADPADGTILGCHVVGPEAPTLIQEVVTTMTIGEGTVDEVVDTVHVHPARSEVILGAFDQLSERTVSTAPDWRDVDEA, encoded by the coding sequence ATGTCCGATCACGACGTGCTCGTCCTCGGCGGCGGTTCCGGTTCGCAAGTGGCGGTCGCGGCGGCCCAGGCGGGATACGACGCCGCCGTCGTCGAGCCCGGCCCGCTCGGCGGCGCCTGCATCACCCGCGGCTGCGTCCCCTCGAAGGCGCTCATCTCGCGAGCCGACCGCTGTCGGACGATCCGGACCGCCTCCGACTACGGCATCGAGGCGAGCGTCGACGACGTCGACGTCTCCGGCATCGTCGAGTCGGTCCGCGACCTCGTCTACGCGAAAGCGGACCGACAGGCAGAGACGCTCGATTCGATGGACGGGCTCACCCGCTACGAGGCGCGCGGCCGCTTCGTCGACGACGGCGAGGTCGAACTCGAAGGCGGCGAGCGCGACGGCGAACGGATCGCGGGCGACCAGGTCGTGATCGCCGTCGGCGGCCGACCGGTGATGCCGTCGATCGACGGGATCGACGAGGGCGTGCGTACGAGCGAGGACGCAGGCGTGTTGACGAGCGACGACGCGCTCTTTCTCGACGAGCGGCCCGACCGGCTCGCGATCGTCGGCGGGGGCTACATTAGTGTCGAACTGTCCCACTACTTCGAAGCGATCGGGACCGAGGTGTCGATCGTCGGTCGGAGCGACCTGCTCGTCCCCCGCGAAGCCACGGCGGCGAGCGAGGCCGTCACCGACGCGCTCGGTCGTCGGTGTGACGTCTACACCGGCTACGAGGCGACCGAGGTTCGCGAGCGGGGAGCCGAACGCATGCTCACCGCCGAGGCGACCGACGGGTCGGGCGATGACGTCACCCTGCGCGTCGACCAGGTGCTCGTCGCGGCGGGGCGGCGGCCGAACACCGACGACCTCGGACTCGAATCGACCGCCGTCTCCCTGGACGACGACGGCCACGTCTCGGTCGATGAAACGCTCGCCACCGACGCGGCCGGCGTCTGGGCGCTCGGGGACGTCCTCGCGGAGTTTCCGTTCAAACACGTCGCCGACCGAGAGGCCGAGGTCGTGGCGACGAACGTTCTGACGGCACTCGACGACGGTGACGGTCGAGACGACCGGCCCGAGACGATCGACCGGAGCGCCCTTCCCCACGCGATCTTCACGGAGCCGCGGGTAGCGAGCGTCGGCGCGACCGCGAGCGAACTCGACGACGAGGACGCTGACTACGAGCGAGAACGCGTCTCCGCAGACGTCGCCCCGCTCGGACGGATCGACGCCGCCCCCGAGGCGTTCGTCGAGGTGCTCGCCGATCCGGCCGATGGAACCATTCTGGGCTGTCACGTCGTCGGGCCCGAGGCGCCCACGCTGATCCAGGAAGTCGTGACGACGATGACGATCGGCGAGGGAACCGTCGACGAAGTGGTCGATACCGTCCACGTCCACCCGGCCCGCTCGGAGGTGATCCTCGGCGCGTTCGATCAGTTGAGCGAACGCACCGTCTCGACGGCCCCCGACTGGCGCGACGTCGACGAGGCGTAG
- a CDS encoding type II toxin-antitoxin system HicB family antitoxin translates to MTDETGDDDAVEIEATITVTLEEGLWIAADDETGISSQGHEKAAALRNLAAALDTVEEGEDEGGDDWL, encoded by the coding sequence ATGACAGACGAGACGGGCGACGACGATGCGGTCGAGATCGAAGCAACGATCACCGTCACGCTAGAAGAGGGCCTCTGGATCGCCGCGGACGACGAGACCGGCATCTCGAGTCAGGGTCACGAGAAGGCGGCGGCGCTTCGCAACCTCGCGGCCGCGCTCGACACCGTCGAAGAAGGCGAAGACGAGGGCGGAGACGACTGGCTCTGA
- a CDS encoding signal recognition particle protein Srp54, whose protein sequence is MVLDDLGSSLRGTLDNLRGKSRISEDDIEEVVKEIQRSLLSADVDVSLVMELSESIETRALEEEPPAGTPARDFVLRIVYEELVGLIGDSTELPLSEQTILLAGLQGSGKTTSAAKMAWWFSTKGLKPAVIQTDTFRPGAYDQAKQMTDRAEVDFYGNPDGEDPVEIARNGLEATAEADVHIVDTAGRHALEDDLIAEIEEIEAVVEPDTSLLVLDAAIGQGAKEQARQFDDSIGIDGVVITKLDGTAKGGGALAAVDQTDSSIAFLGTGEEVDDVERFEPEGFISRLLGMGDLAQLAERVERAMSETDIEEDDWDPEDMLQGNFTLNDMQKQLEAMNNMGPLSQVLDMIPGMGGGIKNQLPDDAMDVTEERMHTFRVIMDSMTEAEKEYPRAIGASQIERIARGSGKSEESVRELLQQFKMMEKTIKQFQGMGSDKEMQRMMQQMQQQGGGMGGGPFG, encoded by the coding sequence ATGGTACTCGACGATCTCGGAAGCTCCTTGCGGGGGACGCTCGACAATCTCCGCGGGAAATCCCGAATCAGCGAAGACGACATCGAGGAGGTCGTCAAGGAGATCCAGCGCTCGCTGCTCTCTGCGGACGTCGACGTCTCGCTCGTGATGGAACTCTCAGAGAGCATCGAGACGCGTGCGTTAGAAGAGGAGCCGCCGGCGGGAACGCCCGCCCGCGACTTCGTCTTGCGCATCGTCTACGAGGAACTGGTCGGACTCATCGGCGACTCGACGGAGCTTCCGCTCTCCGAACAGACGATCCTGCTCGCCGGTCTCCAGGGGTCGGGGAAGACGACGTCCGCGGCCAAGATGGCCTGGTGGTTCTCGACGAAGGGGTTGAAGCCGGCGGTCATTCAGACGGACACGTTCCGCCCGGGCGCCTACGATCAGGCCAAGCAGATGACCGATCGGGCCGAGGTGGACTTCTACGGCAACCCGGACGGCGAGGACCCCGTCGAGATCGCCCGCAACGGGCTCGAGGCGACGGCCGAAGCGGACGTCCACATCGTCGACACGGCCGGTCGCCACGCCTTAGAGGACGACCTCATCGCGGAGATCGAAGAGATCGAAGCCGTCGTCGAGCCGGACACCTCCCTGCTCGTGCTGGACGCGGCGATCGGTCAGGGGGCGAAAGAGCAGGCCCGCCAGTTCGACGACTCGATCGGCATCGACGGCGTCGTCATCACGAAGTTAGACGGGACCGCGAAAGGTGGTGGCGCCCTGGCCGCAGTCGACCAGACGGACTCGTCGATCGCCTTCCTGGGGACGGGCGAGGAGGTCGACGACGTCGAGCGATTCGAGCCCGAAGGATTCATCTCGCGGCTGCTCGGAATGGGCGACCTCGCCCAGCTCGCCGAACGCGTCGAGCGGGCCATGTCCGAAACCGACATCGAGGAGGACGACTGGGACCCCGAGGACATGCTTCAGGGCAACTTCACCCTGAACGACATGCAAAAGCAACTCGAGGCGATGAACAACATGGGGCCGTTGAGCCAGGTGCTCGACATGATCCCCGGCATGGGCGGCGGGATCAAGAATCAACTGCCCGACGACGCGATGGACGTCACCGAAGAGCGAATGCACACCTTCCGCGTCATCATGGACTCGATGACCGAGGCGGAAAAGGAGTATCCGCGGGCGATCGGGGCGAGTCAGATCGAGCGCATCGCGCGAGGATCCGGCAAGAGCGAGGAGTCGGTCCGCGAACTCCTCCAGCAATTTAAGATGATGGAAAAGACCATCAAGCAGTTCCAGGGCATGGGCTCGGACAAGGAGATGCAGCGGATGATGCAGCAGATGCAACAGCAAGGTGGCGGGATGGGCGGCGGCCCGTTCGGCTAA
- a CDS encoding DUF7344 domain-containing protein, producing MSESVSELDVETVCTLIGSPRRQRVLAILDDADRPLRTREVVETLAAESDEPYERVRTSLTHVDLPKLIRSGVVEYDRERDRIEPTRRVSTLCRTITTIESNLAVQTRA from the coding sequence ATGTCCGAATCAGTCTCCGAACTGGACGTTGAGACCGTCTGTACGCTCATCGGCTCCCCTCGGCGGCAACGCGTTCTCGCGATTCTGGACGACGCCGACCGACCGCTCCGAACGAGAGAGGTTGTAGAGACGCTCGCCGCCGAGTCCGACGAACCGTACGAACGGGTGCGTACGTCGCTCACCCACGTCGACCTGCCGAAGTTGATCCGATCGGGCGTCGTCGAGTACGATCGCGAGCGAGACCGGATCGAACCGACGCGACGGGTCTCGACGCTGTGTCGGACGATCACCACGATCGAATCGAATCTCGCCGTCCAGACCCGGGCGTAG
- a CDS encoding DUF7351 domain-containing protein: MLSDDGGGDRWDVEPAEAFSTLGNETRMDVLWTLWEADGPLSYAELRREVAPEDQGNFGYHLGKLTDHYIAKTEEGYELRLAGEQVVRAILTGSITVSPTLGPVEVDDRCALCGGSVELRYGDEMITVRCTECPGLVYGQVPRGTFMHYEFPPSGLEGRSPTEIVEAAHVLYDAKIIPMMRGICPECAGRVQITVEACDDHTPGEAICTNCNNRDEVWMVLRCEQCQYARLSVLWVVILNHPAAISFLYDHGIDHLVPFRKLSWESSLIAQNVSVDVLERQPYRFSVRLAIDGDELVAVLTEELTIESIDGA; the protein is encoded by the coding sequence ATGTTGTCGGACGACGGCGGGGGCGATCGGTGGGACGTCGAACCGGCCGAGGCGTTCTCGACGCTGGGAAACGAGACGCGGATGGACGTGCTGTGGACGCTGTGGGAGGCGGACGGGCCGTTGAGTTACGCGGAACTAAGGCGGGAGGTGGCCCCGGAAGATCAGGGGAACTTCGGCTACCACCTCGGAAAGCTCACCGACCACTACATCGCGAAGACGGAGGAGGGGTACGAACTCCGACTCGCCGGCGAACAGGTCGTTCGAGCGATTCTGACCGGATCGATCACCGTCAGCCCGACGCTGGGTCCGGTCGAAGTGGACGATCGGTGTGCGCTGTGTGGCGGCTCGGTCGAGTTACGATACGGCGACGAGATGATCACCGTCCGCTGTACGGAGTGTCCCGGACTGGTCTACGGGCAGGTTCCCCGCGGGACGTTCATGCACTACGAGTTTCCACCCTCGGGCCTCGAAGGTCGGTCCCCCACCGAGATCGTCGAAGCGGCGCACGTCCTCTACGACGCGAAGATCATTCCGATGATGCGAGGTATCTGTCCGGAGTGCGCGGGACGGGTCCAGATCACGGTCGAAGCCTGTGACGACCACACCCCGGGCGAGGCCATCTGTACGAACTGTAACAACCGAGACGAGGTCTGGATGGTCCTCAGGTGCGAACAGTGTCAGTACGCCAGACTGTCGGTGCTGTGGGTCGTTATCCTGAATCACCCCGCCGCGATTTCGTTTCTGTACGATCACGGGATCGACCACCTGGTGCCGTTTCGAAAACTCTCCTGGGAGAGTTCGCTGATCGCCCAGAACGTCTCCGTCGACGTCCTCGAACGCCAACCGTACCGGTTCAGCGTCCGCCTCGCGATTGACGGCGATGAACTCGTCGCCGTACTGACGGAGGAGCTGACGATCGAGTCGATCGACGGTGCCTGA
- a CDS encoding RNA-binding domain-containing protein — MSQDTTVYRVDVEITAPVYDTEVTDRVRDAVENLFPEATVDHRHGEIYATAHSLDHFSELLHRQEILDTARSEFFANRDGDAFSFALKKQPALFGRATFAVGEPDELGEIVVRVRVEAPSLEAYVDHVAPPTEDGRPITD, encoded by the coding sequence ATGAGCCAGGATACCACCGTCTACCGCGTCGACGTCGAGATCACCGCACCCGTCTACGACACCGAAGTGACCGATCGGGTTCGCGACGCCGTCGAGAACCTCTTTCCCGAGGCGACGGTCGACCACCGCCACGGCGAGATCTACGCCACCGCCCACTCGCTCGATCACTTCTCGGAGTTGCTCCACCGCCAGGAGATCCTCGATACGGCGCGCAGCGAGTTCTTCGCGAATCGCGACGGAGACGCGTTCTCGTTCGCGCTGAAGAAGCAACCGGCGCTTTTCGGCCGAGCGACGTTCGCCGTCGGCGAACCGGACGAACTCGGAGAGATCGTCGTCCGGGTGCGGGTCGAAGCGCCGTCGTTAGAAGCGTACGTCGATCACGTCGCTCCCCCGACCGAGGACGGGCGACCGATCACCGACTGA